From one Solanum stenotomum isolate F172 chromosome 12, ASM1918654v1, whole genome shotgun sequence genomic stretch:
- the LOC125846816 gene encoding cysteine-rich receptor-like protein kinase 44 isoform X1 produces MTMAIQKVLLILFLHIQVLNIVTQLPDLRFGRCFENGNYTENSAYQKNLNSVLSSLSSKIGNYGFDYASIGQNTDEVSGIVLCRGDVELEQCRSCVKNAAQKLVQLCPTQKEAVGGYDECSLQYSNNQSIINTQSLSVQYFIWNPANASKPEEFNQELGKLLENLRDRDVNGGPLRKYASGSVTGPDDQTIYALVQCTPDLSPQNCFNCLTDAYGTMPQCPCLGKRGGRIIGPRCNFRYESSRFFVDVPLEAPPPAGNDDKTAPMGNGNETAPTGNDNTVPIVQDDKKARLVIIIIVPTVIVVVLAVCISVILMKKRKKKLVDKIQGTLGDDISDVESLQYDFSIIREATDNFSNANKLGQGGFGPVYKGKLQNGQEVAVKRLSADSGQGDLEFKNEVLLVARLQHRNLVKLLGFCLDGTERLLVYEFVPNASLDQFLFDQVKRSQLDWERRSKIIGGIARGIVYLHEDSRLRIIHRDLKAGNVLLDAEMNPKIADFGMARLFTLDETQGNTNRIVGTYGYMAPEYAMQGQFSVKSDVYSFGVLVLEIISGQRNICSRKGDSVEDLLSVAWLNWREETVSNLIDPMLRGSSGPVGDIVRYIHIALLCVQENVANRPNMGEVLLMLSSRSLSLPVPHNDVNPQILHLGDVNSTISASSKLTESKSICSSGNQDLITELHPR; encoded by the exons ATGACCATGGCTATTCAGAAGGTGCTACTCATTCTGTTTTTGCATATACAAGTTCTCAATATCGTAACGCAGCTTCCTGATTTACGATTTGGTAGATGTTTTGAGAATGGTAACTATACTGAAAATAGTGCATACCAGAAGAATCTTAACTCAGTCCTTTCTTCCCTTTCCTCAAAAATAGGTAACTATGGTTTCGACTATGCTTCCATTGGCCAAAACACCGACGAGGTCAGTGGTATTGTGCTATGTAGAGGAGATGTGGAGCTGGAACAATGTCGCAGTTGCGTCAAAAACGCTGCTCAAAAACTTGTGCAGTTATGTCCTACCCAAAAAGAAGCTGTTGGTGGCTATGATGAATGTTCGTTGCAGTACTCGAATAATCAATCCATTATAAATACTCAATCGTTGTCTgttcaatattttatttggaaTCCAGCGAATGCCTCAAAACCCGAGGAATTTAACCAGGAACTGGGTAAATTACTGGAAAATTTACGAGACCGTGATGTAAATGGTGGTCCCTTGCGAAAATATGCTAGTGGTAGTGTGACAGGTCCAGATGATCAGACTATATATGCACTTGTGCAGTGTACTCCTGATTTATCTCCCCAGAATTGCTTCAATTGCTTAACTGACGCTTATGGAACCATGCCTCAATGTCCTTGCCTGGGAAAGAGGGGTGGAAGAATAATTGGGCCTAGGTGCAACTTCCGTTATGAAAGTTCCCGTTTCTTCGTTGATGTGCCGTTGGAAGCTCCGCCACCTGCag GAAATGATGATAAAACAGCTCCAATGGGGAATGGTAATGAAACGGCTCCAACAGGGAATGATAATACAGTTCCAATAGTGCAGGATGATAAAAAAGCTCGACTCGTCATTATTATCATTGTGCCAACTGTTATAGTTGTTGTTCTTGCTGTATGTATTTCTGTCATCTTAATGAAGAAGCGAAAGAAGAAGCTGGTGGACAAAATTCAAG GTACACTCGGGGATGATATTAGCGATGTAGAATCCTTGCAGTATGATTTTTCTATAATTAGAGAAGCAACAGACAACTTCTCAAATGCTAATAAATTGGGACAGGGTGGATTTGGTCCTGTGTATAAG GGTAAGCTTCAAAATGGACAAGAAGTAGCAGTGAAAAGATTGTCAGCAGATTCAGGCCAAGGTGATCTAGAGTTCAAAAACGAGGTCTTGTTGGTTGCCAGGCTTCAGCACAGGAATTTGGTTAAGTTACTCGGATTTTGCCTGGATGGAACAGAGAGACTTCTTGTCTATGAATTTGTTCCCAATGCAAGCCTTGACCAATTTTTATTTG ATCAAGTTAAACGTAGCCAACTGGATTGGGAAAGGCGATCCAAAATCATAGGAGGCATAGCTAGGGGAATTGTTTACCTTCATGAGGATTCTAGACTTCGCATCATTCATCGCGATCTCAAAGCTGGTAATGTTCTACTTGATGCAGAGATGAATCCTAAAATTGCAGACTTTGGCATGGCAAGACTATTTACATTGGATGAAACACAAGGCAACACAAACAGAATTGTTGGGACTTA TGGGTATATGGCTCCAGAGTATGCAATGCAGGGGCAATTTTCAGTGAAATCAGATGTTTATAGCTTTGGAGTACTAGTCCTGGAAATTATAAGCGGTCAACGAAACATTTGTTCCAGAAAAGGAGATTCTGTGGAAGACCTTCTGAGCGTT GCTTGGTTGAACTGGCGCGAAGAAACAGTTTCAAATTTGATAGACCCTATGCTGAGGGGAAGCTCGGGACCTGTTGGTGACATAGTGAGATACATCCACATTGCTTTATTGTGCGTTCAAGAAAATGTTGCTAATAGACCAAACATGGGTGAAGTACTTCTCATGCTCAGTAGTCGCTCTTTGAGTCTTCCAGTTCCACACAACGATGTAAACCCACAGATTTTACACTTAGGAGATGTCAATTCAACAATTTCCGCGTCAAGCAAACTAACGGAAAGTAAATCAATATGTTCTTCAGGAAATCAGGATTTGATAACTGAGCTGCATCCTCGATAA
- the LOC125846816 gene encoding cysteine-rich receptor-like protein kinase 10 isoform X2 gives MKKRKRKLVDKIQGTLGDDISDVETLQYDFSTIRAATDNFSNANKLGQGGFGPVYKGKLQNGQEVAVKRLSADSGQGDLEFKNEVLLVARLQHRNLVKLLGFCLDGTERLLVYEFVPNASLDQFLFDQVKRSQLDWERRSKIIGGIARGIVYLHEDSRLRIIHRDLKAGNVLLDAEMNPKIADFGMARLFTLDETQGNTNRIVGTYGYMAPEYAMQGQFSVKSDVYSFGVLVLEIISGQRNICSRKGDSVEDLLSVAWLNWREETVSNLIDPMLRGSSGPVGDIVRYIHIALLCVQENVANRPNMGEVLLMLSSRSLSLPVPHNDVNPQILHLGDVNSTISASSKLTESKSICSSGNQDLITELHPR, from the exons ATGAAGAAGCGAAAGAGGAAGCTGGTGGACAAAATTCAAG GTACACTCGGTGATGATATTAGCGATGTAGAAACCTTGCAATATGATTTTTCTACAATTAGAGCAGCAACAGACAACTTCTCAAATGCTAATAAATTGGGACAGGGCGGATTTGGTCCTGTGTATAAG GGTAAGCTTCAAAATGGACAAGAAGTAGCAGTGAAAAGATTGTCAGCAGATTCAGGCCAAGGTGATCTAGAGTTCAAAAACGAGGTCTTGTTGGTTGCCAGGCTTCAGCACAGGAATTTGGTTAAGTTACTCGGATTTTGCCTGGATGGAACAGAGAGACTTCTTGTCTATGAATTTGTTCCCAATGCAAGCCTTGACCAATTTTTATTTG ATCAAGTTAAACGTAGCCAACTGGATTGGGAAAGGCGATCCAAAATCATAGGAGGCATAGCTAGGGGAATTGTTTACCTTCATGAGGATTCTAGACTTCGCATCATTCATCGCGATCTCAAAGCTGGTAATGTTCTACTTGATGCAGAGATGAATCCTAAAATTGCAGACTTTGGCATGGCAAGACTATTTACATTGGATGAAACACAAGGCAACACAAACAGAATTGTTGGGACTTA TGGGTATATGGCTCCAGAGTATGCAATGCAGGGGCAATTTTCAGTGAAATCAGATGTTTATAGCTTTGGAGTACTAGTCCTGGAAATTATAAGCGGTCAACGAAACATTTGTTCCAGAAAAGGAGATTCTGTGGAAGACCTTCTGAGCGTT GCTTGGTTGAACTGGCGCGAAGAAACAGTTTCAAATTTGATAGACCCTATGCTGAGGGGAAGCTCGGGACCTGTTGGTGACATAGTGAGATACATCCACATTGCTTTATTGTGCGTTCAAGAAAATGTTGCTAATAGACCAAACATGGGTGAAGTACTTCTCATGCTCAGTAGTCGCTCTTTGAGTCTTCCAGTTCCACACAACGATGTAAACCCACAGATTTTACACTTAGGAGATGTCAATTCAACAATTTCCGCGTCAAGCAAACTAACGGAAAGTAAATCAATATGTTCTTCAGGAAATCAGGATTTGATAACTGAGCTGCATCCTCGATAA